Proteins from one Merismopedia glauca CCAP 1448/3 genomic window:
- a CDS encoding HAD family hydrolase: MVTIRCSGVTFTNIEAVIFDKDGTLENSQEYLRNLGHKRSRLIDAQIPGIGEPLLMAFGLDGSSLDPAGLLAVGSTRENQIAAAAYIAETGRGWIESLAIAKKAFAEAEQVLRSSAPSPLFVGSLEVLQFLSSAGLKLGILSAANTAAVQAFVKKYQLEPYIQLQMGVDSELTKPDPALFIQACQALGVKPENSLMVGDSAGDMEMASKAGAAGCIGIRWNKSVGINLAEADVIISQLDEIEIFQPDS; the protein is encoded by the coding sequence TTGGTAACCATTCGTTGTTCTGGTGTCACCTTTACCAACATTGAAGCGGTAATTTTTGATAAAGACGGAACTCTAGAAAACTCGCAAGAATACCTGAGAAATTTAGGACATAAGCGATCGCGTTTGATAGATGCTCAGATACCTGGAATTGGCGAACCATTGCTGATGGCTTTTGGTTTGGACGGCTCTAGCCTCGATCCGGCTGGATTATTGGCTGTTGGTAGCACTAGGGAAAATCAGATCGCGGCGGCAGCTTATATTGCCGAAACTGGTAGAGGCTGGATTGAGTCTTTAGCAATAGCGAAAAAAGCTTTTGCCGAAGCCGAGCAAGTTCTGCGATCGAGTGCCCCTTCCCCCTTATTTGTCGGCAGTTTGGAGGTTTTGCAGTTTCTATCGAGTGCTGGACTCAAACTAGGCATTCTATCTGCTGCTAATACTGCTGCTGTCCAAGCTTTTGTCAAAAAATACCAATTAGAGCCTTATATCCAGTTGCAGATGGGGGTAGATTCAGAACTGACTAAACCCGATCCAGCTTTGTTTATTCAAGCTTGTCAAGCATTGGGTGTAAAGCCTGAAAATAGCTTGATGGTAGGAGATTCGGCTGGAGATATGGAGATGGCTAGCAAAGCTGGCGCGGCTGGCTGTATCGGCATTAGGTGGAACAAGTCTGTAGGCATAAACTTGGCTGAAGCAGACGTGATTATCTCACAACTTGACGAAATAGAAATTTTCCAGCCAGACAGTTAG
- the psbB gene encoding photosystem II chlorophyll-binding protein CP47, whose product MGLPWYRVHTVVLNDPGRLISVHLMHTALVAGWAGSMALYELAIFDPSDPVLNPMWRQGMFVLPFMARLGVTKSWGGWSIVPGESATDAGFWSFEGVAAAHIILSGLLFLAAVWHWVFWDLELFTDARTGEPALDLPKMFGIHLFLSGLLCFGFGAFHLSGVFGPGMWVSDPYGLTGSVQPVAPDWGPGGFNPFNPGGIVAHHIAAGIVGIIAGVFHLTVRPPERLYKALRMGNIETVLSSSIAAVFFAAFIVAGTMWYGSAATPIELYGPTRYQWDGGHFKQEIQRRVQTGLAQGESLSEAWSRIPDKLAFYDYLGNSPAKGGLFRTGAMDKGDGIAQGWLGHPVFTDSEGRELTVRRMPNFFETFPIILTDADGVIRADIPFRRAESRYSFEQAGIKATFYGGALNGQTISDPVKVKQYARKAQLGEPFDFDRETLNSDGVFRTSTRGWFTFGHAVFALLFFFGHLWHGTRTLFRDVFAGVEEDMEEQVEWGLFQKVGDTTTRKKEA is encoded by the coding sequence ATGGGACTACCCTGGTACCGCGTACACACAGTTGTCCTGAATGACCCAGGGCGACTGATTTCAGTACACTTAATGCATACCGCCCTAGTGGCTGGTTGGGCTGGCTCAATGGCACTTTACGAGCTAGCTATTTTCGATCCTAGTGACCCCGTGCTAAACCCTATGTGGCGTCAAGGGATGTTCGTACTTCCCTTCATGGCTCGTTTGGGTGTAACTAAATCCTGGGGCGGTTGGAGCATTGTTCCTGGTGAATCTGCTACCGATGCTGGTTTCTGGTCATTTGAAGGGGTAGCAGCAGCCCACATCATACTTTCTGGTTTATTGTTCCTAGCTGCCGTTTGGCACTGGGTATTTTGGGATTTAGAACTGTTTACCGATGCTCGCACGGGAGAGCCAGCTTTAGATTTACCAAAAATGTTTGGTATCCACCTATTTTTATCAGGTTTACTTTGCTTCGGTTTTGGTGCTTTCCACCTATCGGGAGTTTTTGGCCCTGGAATGTGGGTATCTGACCCTTACGGTTTAACGGGCAGCGTCCAGCCAGTAGCCCCAGATTGGGGACCTGGAGGATTTAACCCCTTCAATCCAGGGGGGATTGTGGCTCACCACATTGCTGCGGGAATTGTGGGGATTATTGCTGGTGTGTTCCACCTAACGGTTCGTCCCCCCGAAAGGCTATATAAAGCCCTACGGATGGGTAACATCGAAACCGTTCTATCTAGCAGTATTGCCGCAGTTTTCTTTGCTGCTTTCATCGTGGCTGGTACTATGTGGTACGGCAGCGCTGCGACTCCGATTGAGCTATATGGGCCAACTCGCTACCAGTGGGATGGCGGTCATTTCAAACAAGAGATCCAGCGTCGGGTACAAACTGGTTTGGCTCAAGGTGAGAGCTTATCAGAAGCATGGTCAAGAATTCCAGATAAACTGGCTTTCTACGATTATTTAGGTAATAGCCCTGCTAAAGGCGGTTTGTTCCGTACAGGTGCTATGGATAAGGGAGATGGAATTGCTCAAGGTTGGTTAGGTCACCCTGTGTTTACTGACTCTGAGGGTCGGGAATTAACAGTCCGCCGGATGCCTAACTTCTTTGAAACCTTCCCCATTATCCTGACTGATGCCGATGGTGTCATTAGGGCTGATATTCCCTTCCGACGGGCAGAATCGAGATACAGTTTTGAGCAAGCTGGAATCAAGGCTACTTTCTACGGTGGTGCGTTAAATGGTCAAACCATTAGCGATCCTGTAAAAGTTAAACAGTATGCTCGGAAAGCTCAGTTGGGTGAACCATTTGATTTCGATCGCGAAACTTTGAATTCTGATGGTGTATTCCGCACCAGCACTCGCGGTTGGTTCACATTTGGTCATGCTGTATTTGCTTTACTGTTCTTCTTTGGTCACTTATGGCATGGAACTCGTACCCTATTCCGCGACGTGTTCGCTGGGGTTGAAGAAGACATGGAAGAGCAAGTCGAGTGGGGCTTATTCCAAAAAGTGGGTGATACTACTACTCGGAAGAAAGAAGCCTAA
- a CDS encoding 30S ribosomal protein S1, with the protein MTTATSIGFTHEDFAALLDKYDYHFSPGDIVAGTVFSIEPKGALIDIGAKTAAFIPVQEMSINRVDSPDEVLQSNETREFFILTDENEDGQLTLSIRRIEYMRAWERVRQLQAEDATVRSQVFATNRGGALVRIEGLRGFIPGSHISTRKPKEDLVAEELPLKFLEVDEERNRLVLSHRRALVERKMNRLEVGEVVIGSVRGIKPYGAFIDIGGVSGLLHISEISHEHIDTPHSVFNVNDELKVMIIDLDAERGRISLSTKQLEPEPGDMIKNRDRVFDMAEEMAAKYREQMKNQQQGESGEAPAATEVIEATEVIDATEVIDIPEEDLPPAVED; encoded by the coding sequence ATGACAACTGCTACAAGTATAGGCTTTACTCACGAAGATTTTGCGGCTTTATTAGATAAATACGATTATCACTTTAGTCCTGGTGATATAGTTGCTGGTACGGTATTTAGTATTGAGCCAAAAGGCGCATTAATTGATATTGGAGCCAAAACGGCGGCGTTTATACCAGTACAGGAAATGTCCATCAATCGGGTGGACTCTCCCGACGAAGTTTTACAGTCTAACGAAACCAGAGAATTTTTCATTCTGACAGACGAGAATGAAGACGGTCAACTGACCCTTTCCATCCGGCGGATTGAATATATGCGCGCCTGGGAAAGAGTTCGTCAGTTGCAAGCTGAAGACGCTACGGTGCGATCGCAAGTATTTGCAACTAATCGCGGCGGTGCATTAGTTAGAATCGAGGGATTAAGAGGTTTTATCCCTGGTTCTCACATTAGCACGCGCAAACCCAAAGAAGACTTGGTAGCTGAAGAACTACCACTCAAGTTTTTGGAAGTAGACGAAGAACGGAACCGCCTAGTCCTATCTCATCGTCGCGCTTTGGTAGAACGCAAGATGAACCGCTTAGAGGTAGGGGAAGTTGTCATCGGTTCGGTACGCGGAATTAAGCCATACGGTGCCTTTATCGATATTGGCGGTGTTAGTGGTTTACTCCACATCTCAGAAATTTCTCACGAACATATCGATACTCCTCATAGTGTCTTTAATGTGAATGATGAACTAAAAGTCATGATTATTGACTTAGACGCTGAGCGGGGTCGGATTTCTCTGTCTACCAAACAGTTAGAACCAGAACCAGGCGACATGATTAAAAATCGCGATCGCGTATTTGATATGGCAGAAGAAATGGCTGCTAAGTATCGCGAACAAATGAAGAACCAACAGCAAGGTGAAAGTGGAGAAGCTCCAGCAGCAACTGAAGTTATCGAAGCGACTGAAGTTATTGACGCAACTGAAGTTATTGATATTCCTGAAGAAGATCTACCGCCAGCAGTTGAAGACTAA
- a CDS encoding photosystem II reaction center protein T — translation MESVLYVLVLTLALGVLFFAIAFREPPRIEK, via the coding sequence ATGGAAAGCGTTCTTTACGTTTTAGTTTTGACTTTGGCATTAGGCGTATTGTTCTTCGCCATTGCCTTCCGCGAACCACCTCGGATTGAGAAGTAA
- a CDS encoding S66 peptidase family protein produces MRRWQEVHLNTQNPKPKVQPCQPPLPLQKGDLLRVIAPSGAMRELEAFYKGIDVWRSRGYRVEISPGIKQRWGYLAGTDEERREQLKAAWLDPECRGILCARGGYGSARLLENWEWDTNVTPKWLIGFSDVTGLLWSLTHLGISGVHAPLLTTIAIEPEWSIERLFNWVEGHQIEPITGKGWGGGQVTGILLPANLTVATHLLGTPIQSDLNGVILAIEDVGEAPYRIDRMLTQWRMSGALSQVRGIAIGRFSQCEAPSGIPSYTVEQVLSDRLGDLGIPVVSNLPFGHDGCNAVLPVGVMAELDGDKGILNTVLTL; encoded by the coding sequence ATGAGAAGATGGCAAGAAGTCCATCTCAACACCCAAAACCCAAAACCCAAAGTGCAACCTTGTCAGCCACCACTACCACTACAAAAGGGAGATTTACTACGGGTAATCGCTCCTAGTGGGGCAATGCGAGAATTAGAAGCGTTTTACAAGGGGATAGATGTTTGGCGATCGCGGGGTTATCGGGTAGAAATTAGTCCAGGAATAAAACAGCGTTGGGGATATTTGGCAGGTACAGACGAAGAAAGACGCGAACAACTAAAAGCTGCCTGGTTAGATCCTGAATGTCGTGGCATTTTATGTGCTAGAGGCGGGTACGGCAGTGCTAGATTGCTGGAAAATTGGGAGTGGGATACGAATGTTACTCCAAAGTGGTTAATCGGCTTTTCTGACGTAACGGGCTTGCTTTGGAGTTTGACTCATTTGGGAATTTCTGGAGTCCACGCGCCTTTATTAACCACAATTGCCATAGAACCGGAATGGTCGATTGAACGCTTATTTAACTGGGTTGAAGGTCACCAAATAGAACCGATTACGGGCAAAGGTTGGGGAGGAGGTCAAGTTACAGGAATTTTACTACCTGCTAATTTAACAGTTGCTACCCACCTACTAGGAACCCCCATTCAAAGCGACCTGAACGGGGTCATTTTAGCCATAGAAGACGTGGGCGAGGCTCCTTACCGGATAGATCGGATGTTGACTCAATGGCGGATGAGCGGGGCTTTGAGCCAGGTTAGAGGAATTGCGATCGGTAGGTTTAGTCAATGCGAAGCACCTAGTGGGATTCCCAGCTATACAGTGGAACAGGTATTGAGCGATCGCTTGGGAGATTTGGGCATTCCTGTAGTTTCTAATTTACCCTTCGGTCACGATGGCTGCAATGCGGTTTTACCAGTGGGAGTTATGGCAGAACTGGATGGAGATAAAGGAATTCTGAATACTGTATTAACACTGTAA
- the nrdR gene encoding transcriptional regulator NrdR, whose protein sequence is MQCPYCEYTDSRVLESRCTEEGQSVRRRRECLRCRHRFTTYERIEFVPITVVKRDGHKESFDRCKLLRGIVRACEKTGINADILDNLVGEIESEIEQRLDRDISSQEIGALVLHHLRSLSEVAYVRFASVYRQFQSIEDFIEILNHLQTLQETPAESLFIASHSSQ, encoded by the coding sequence ATGCAATGTCCTTATTGTGAATATACAGATAGTCGCGTCCTGGAATCTCGTTGTACCGAAGAGGGACAAAGTGTCAGACGCAGAAGGGAGTGTTTGCGCTGTCGCCATCGATTTACTACTTACGAACGGATTGAATTTGTCCCCATTACAGTCGTGAAGCGAGATGGGCACAAAGAGTCTTTCGATCGCTGTAAGTTACTCAGGGGAATTGTCAGAGCTTGTGAAAAAACGGGTATAAACGCCGATATTTTAGATAACTTAGTCGGAGAGATTGAATCAGAAATCGAACAACGCTTAGATAGAGATATTTCTAGCCAAGAAATAGGAGCCTTGGTTTTACACCATTTGCGATCGCTCAGCGAAGTTGCCTACGTCCGTTTTGCCAGTGTTTATCGTCAATTCCAGAGTATAGAAGACTTTATTGAGATTTTAAATCATCTCCAAACACTTCAAGAAACCCCAGCCGAAAGTCTATTCATTGCCAGTCACAGCAGTCAATAA